The following are encoded in a window of Arvicanthis niloticus isolate mArvNil1 chromosome 1, mArvNil1.pat.X, whole genome shotgun sequence genomic DNA:
- the Clrn3 gene encoding clarin-3, with product MPTTQKTLMFLAGFLTSLGSVVVICSILGTQAWITSTILFTDDFSNGTIVITYGLFRGTSSQDLSEGLQELDKNFEVLGILSNSSQKSLHLVAILLLILSLVASVLSSVFTFYNSISNPYQTFLGPMGVYTWNGLSASFVFLTMVLFVGNVDSNHLSEKLSQKLYPNAINKRTSHTYGYSFWLILLVILLNIITVVIIIFYQKARYRQKQEQRKPVEYAPRDGILF from the exons ATGCCAACCACACAGAAAACGCTGATGTTCCTGGCCGGCTTTCTTACAAGCCTGGGCTCTGTTGTTGTCATCTGCTCCATTCTCGGGACACAGGCATGGATCACCAGCACGATTCTCTTTACAGACGATTTCTCCAATGGGACTATTGTTATCACCTATGGGCTCTTTCGTGGTACGAGTTCTCAAGATTTGAGTGAAGGCCTTCAAGAGCTGgacaaaaattttgaag TTTTAGGGATATTGAGCAATTCTTCCCAGAAGTCTCTGCATCTGGTGGCCATCCTACTCCTGATCCTGAGTCTGGTAGCTTCCGTGCTGAGCTCAGTGTTCACCTTCTACAACAGCATCAGCAACCCTTACCAGACGTTCCTGGGACCTATGGGCGTCTACACCTGGAATGGACTCAGTG CATCCTTTGTGTTTCTGACCATGGTTCTGTTCGTGGGGAATGTCGACTCCAACCATCTCTCAGAAAAGCTGTCCCAGAAGCTTTATCCAAATGCCATTAACAAGAGAACAAGCCACACTTATGGATACTCGTTTTGGCTCATCCTGCTTGTCATCCTTCTGAATATTATCACCGTGGTCATCATCATTTTCTATCAGAAGGCCCGATACCggcagaagcaggagcagaggaaacCAGTGGAGTATGCTCCGAGGGATGGTATTTTATTCTGA